In Pseudonocardia sp. C8, one genomic interval encodes:
- a CDS encoding cupin domain-containing protein has protein sequence MTGKHLEAQARVVVSGIDENGRSTIVSDGNTTTRIAAPGFTVMDTWQVDGLPARVDAPSTLTEEPVLDPPAHGLVVRLASFPPDKEFDAAAYAESLDAFHGGDAHEGVDDSAHGGLWHETDTVDVVTVVTGELYAVMETGETLLRPGDTFVTRGVKHIWSNRTDEPVLVVATMMAATR, from the coding sequence GTGACCGGAAAGCACCTCGAGGCCCAGGCCCGCGTCGTCGTCTCGGGCATTGACGAGAACGGGAGGTCGACGATCGTCTCGGACGGGAACACCACCACCCGGATCGCCGCACCCGGGTTCACGGTGATGGACACCTGGCAGGTCGACGGCCTCCCGGCCCGGGTCGACGCCCCCTCCACACTCACCGAGGAACCCGTCCTCGACCCGCCGGCGCACGGCCTGGTGGTCCGGCTGGCGAGCTTCCCGCCGGACAAGGAGTTCGACGCCGCCGCCTACGCGGAGTCCCTCGACGCCTTCCACGGTGGTGACGCGCACGAGGGCGTCGACGACAGCGCGCACGGCGGGCTGTGGCACGAGACCGACACCGTCGACGTCGTCACCGTGGTCACGGGCGAGCTGTACGCGGTCATGGAGACCGGGGAGACCCTGCTCCGGCCCGGCGACACCTTCGTCACCCGCGGCGTGAAGCACATCTGGAGCAACCGGACCGACGAGCCGGTGCTCGTGGTCGCGACGATGATGGCCGCGACCCGCTGA
- a CDS encoding MaoC/PaaZ C-terminal domain-containing protein, whose protein sequence is MPMWFEDFASVSPEAVTTSPARTVTEADVVAFAAWSGDFNPVHTDAVAAAEGPFGERVAHGLLGLSFCLGLMSRTGEIEGSALALLGVDRWTFRAPIRFGDTVHVRATVIDTRLRTNGASGVVRREFRLVNQDDVVTQEGELRFLIRVRPRT, encoded by the coding sequence ATGCCGATGTGGTTCGAGGACTTCGCCTCGGTGTCGCCGGAGGCCGTGACGACGTCACCAGCGCGCACGGTCACCGAGGCCGACGTGGTCGCCTTCGCGGCATGGAGCGGTGACTTCAACCCGGTGCACACCGACGCCGTCGCCGCCGCCGAGGGGCCGTTCGGCGAACGGGTGGCGCACGGGCTTCTCGGGCTGTCGTTCTGCCTGGGCCTGATGTCCCGCACGGGCGAGATCGAGGGTTCGGCCCTCGCGTTGCTCGGCGTCGACCGGTGGACCTTCCGGGCGCCGATCCGGTTCGGGGACACGGTCCACGTGCGCGCCACGGTGATCGACACCCGGCTGCGCACCAACGGGGCGTCCGGTGTGGTGCGGCGGGAGTTCCGGCTCGTCAACCAGGACGACGTCGTCACCCAGGAAGGCGAGCTCCGGTTCCTGATCCGGGTCCGCCCCCGTACCTGA
- a CDS encoding nitroreductase: MDVKKLLDARWSCRAFLPDQVPDDDLRAMFEIAQRTASWCNTQPWQVVVTRGEATRRFGRSLTEHARTHDPNPDLPMPAGYSGVYRDRRREAGFALYASLGIGREDKDRREVQRLRNFDFFDAPHVAVITTDREQGTYGAIDCGGYVANLVHAATSMGIASIPQAAIALHSDHVLSYLRLPEDRLVVCGVSFGYADTDHPVNGFRTTRADADGAVTFLD, from the coding sequence ATGGACGTCAAGAAGCTGCTCGACGCGCGCTGGAGCTGCCGGGCCTTCCTGCCCGACCAGGTCCCCGACGACGACCTGCGCGCGATGTTCGAGATCGCGCAGCGGACCGCGTCGTGGTGCAACACGCAGCCCTGGCAGGTCGTCGTGACCCGGGGCGAGGCGACCCGCCGGTTCGGCCGCAGCCTCACCGAGCACGCCCGCACCCACGACCCGAATCCGGACCTTCCGATGCCGGCCGGCTACTCCGGGGTGTACCGGGACCGTCGCCGGGAGGCGGGATTCGCCCTCTACGCGAGCCTCGGCATCGGCCGGGAGGACAAGGATCGACGCGAGGTCCAGCGGCTGCGCAACTTCGACTTCTTCGACGCCCCGCACGTTGCCGTGATCACCACCGACCGGGAGCAAGGCACCTACGGGGCGATCGACTGCGGCGGCTACGTCGCGAACCTGGTGCACGCGGCGACCTCGATGGGGATCGCCTCGATCCCGCAGGCGGCGATCGCGCTGCACTCCGACCACGTGCTCTCTTACCTGCGGCTTCCCGAGGACCGGCTCGTGGTCTGCGGGGTGTCGTTCGGCTACGCCGACACCGACCATCCGGTGAACGGCTTCCGGACGACCCGGGCCGACGCCGACGGCGCCGTCACGTTCCTGGACTGA
- a CDS encoding aldehyde dehydrogenase has product MTWQPNGSALFIGGRWVAPQSGETLTVTSPYTAQPIATVPAASTGDMDAAVAAARRAFDGGDWSGTSLDDRMTVLRRLSDLLGERRDEIASVVTDEMGCPITLSRSMQAAGPKVVLDTFLELAPDYPWVSPREAATGRSVVYREPVGVVAAIVPWNAPLLISTIKLAPALLAGCTVVLKPAPETPLDAYLLAELLAEAGLPDGVVNVVPADREVSEYLVTHPGVDKVAFTGSTAAGRRIAALCGHDLKRVTLELGGKSAAVLLDDADVASAAESLRVGSFRNSGQVCSLKTRIVVPRSRESEFLEAFGAVVASMPVGDPADPETEIGPLVSARQRDRVEGYIAAGRDQGARVVLGGGRPDGPGDGWFVEPTVFAGVERSMTIAQEEIFGPVVSVLAYDDVEDAVAIANDSEYGLNGAVFTGDPERGLAVARRIRTGTVEINGSPVGFHAPIGGFKASGIGREAGPEGFDAYVEIKSVGLPQAFSPAG; this is encoded by the coding sequence GTGACCTGGCAACCGAACGGCTCGGCGTTGTTCATCGGCGGCCGGTGGGTCGCCCCGCAGTCGGGGGAGACGCTCACCGTCACCTCGCCGTACACGGCGCAGCCGATCGCCACGGTACCGGCGGCCTCGACCGGCGACATGGACGCGGCCGTCGCGGCGGCCCGGCGCGCCTTCGACGGCGGGGACTGGTCCGGGACGTCGCTGGACGACCGGATGACGGTGCTGCGCCGGCTCTCGGATCTGCTGGGCGAGCGGCGCGACGAGATCGCCTCGGTGGTCACCGACGAGATGGGCTGCCCGATCACGCTGTCGCGGTCGATGCAGGCGGCGGGCCCGAAGGTCGTCCTCGACACCTTCCTGGAGCTGGCACCGGACTACCCGTGGGTGAGCCCGCGCGAGGCCGCCACCGGCCGGTCGGTGGTCTACCGCGAGCCGGTCGGCGTGGTGGCCGCGATCGTGCCGTGGAACGCGCCGCTGCTGATCTCGACCATCAAGCTGGCCCCGGCACTGCTGGCCGGCTGCACGGTGGTGCTCAAGCCGGCGCCGGAGACCCCGCTCGACGCGTACCTGCTGGCGGAGCTGCTCGCCGAGGCGGGCCTGCCGGACGGCGTGGTCAACGTCGTCCCGGCCGACCGTGAGGTCAGCGAGTACCTCGTGACCCACCCGGGCGTGGACAAGGTCGCCTTCACCGGGTCGACCGCCGCCGGGCGCCGGATCGCCGCGCTGTGCGGCCACGACCTGAAGCGGGTGACCCTGGAGCTCGGGGGCAAGTCCGCGGCGGTGCTGCTCGACGACGCCGACGTCGCGTCCGCCGCCGAGTCACTGCGGGTCGGCTCGTTCCGCAACAGCGGCCAGGTCTGCAGCCTCAAGACCCGGATCGTGGTGCCCCGCAGCCGGGAGTCCGAGTTCCTCGAGGCATTCGGCGCGGTCGTCGCCTCGATGCCGGTCGGGGACCCGGCCGATCCGGAGACCGAGATCGGGCCGCTGGTCAGCGCCCGCCAGCGGGATCGCGTCGAGGGCTACATCGCGGCCGGCCGCGACCAGGGCGCCCGGGTGGTGCTCGGCGGTGGACGCCCGGACGGCCCCGGCGACGGCTGGTTCGTGGAGCCGACGGTGTTCGCCGGTGTCGAGCGGTCCATGACGATTGCCCAGGAGGAGATCTTCGGGCCGGTCGTGAGCGTGCTGGCCTACGACGACGTCGAGGACGCCGTCGCCATCGCGAACGACTCGGAGTACGGGCTGAACGGGGCCGTCTTCACCGGCGACCCGGAACGGGGCCTGGCCGTCGCCCGCCGCATCCGGACCGGCACGGTGGAGATCAACGGCAGCCCGGTCGGGTTCCACGCCCCCATCGGGGGCTTCAAGGCCAGCGGGATCGGCCGGGAGGCCGGACCCGAGGGTTTCGACGCCTACGTCGAGATCAAGTCGGTCGGCCTGCCGCAGGCTTTCTCCCCGGCCGGCTGA
- a CDS encoding nuclear transport factor 2 family protein: MTTEPGPDVLAATQAVADNLLVYCRGIDRCDVELVKQAFWPDAYDNHGADAAPAHEFADRIVAAKLAGTAWTTHAVTNHLVEVDGDVAFSEATVLTFQRANGSDRTDVFCGRYVDRVERRGGDWRIAYRQMVHDWSGSTVLEPWALPGVASGAFVQGARGSADFVTGRGREDLMADRLPRS, translated from the coding sequence ATGACCACCGAGCCCGGGCCCGACGTGCTGGCCGCCACGCAGGCCGTCGCCGACAACCTGCTCGTCTACTGCCGCGGGATCGACCGTTGCGACGTCGAGCTCGTCAAGCAGGCGTTCTGGCCGGACGCCTACGACAACCACGGCGCCGACGCCGCACCCGCCCACGAGTTCGCCGATCGGATCGTGGCCGCGAAACTGGCGGGGACGGCCTGGACCACGCACGCCGTGACGAACCACCTCGTCGAGGTCGACGGGGACGTGGCGTTCTCCGAAGCGACGGTCCTGACTTTCCAGCGGGCGAACGGGAGCGACCGCACCGACGTCTTCTGCGGGCGCTACGTCGACCGGGTGGAGCGACGGGGCGGCGACTGGCGCATCGCCTACCGACAGATGGTGCACGACTGGAGCGGGTCCACCGTCCTCGAACCCTGGGCCCTCCCCGGGGTGGCGAGCGGGGCGTTCGTGCAGGGCGCTCGCGGGTCCGCGGACTTCGTGACCGGCCGCGGTCGCGAGGACCTCATGGCCGACCGGCTCCCCCGTTCCTGA
- a CDS encoding SDR family oxidoreductase — translation MDLELAGRTVLVTGASRGIGECVARAFAAEGSRLKLVARSEDALDRVARDLRTEIGAQVEFRALDLASPDAVEHVVEFAGEIDVLVNNAGDIPGGDLWQVDESAWRRGWDLKVFGYINLTRAFLAQMRDRRSGVILNNIGSSGENLDFDYVAGSTGNAALMAFTRAVGGRSLDMGVRVLGVNPGPVATERIFRVLRTRTTDRGEPQDEIAGMIANYPGARMATAEEVADMFVFLASPRSGYTSGTIVTLDGGGTSRRSIG, via the coding sequence ATGGACCTGGAACTGGCGGGCCGCACCGTCCTCGTCACCGGTGCATCCCGGGGCATCGGGGAATGCGTGGCGCGCGCGTTCGCCGCGGAGGGATCCCGGCTCAAGCTGGTCGCCCGGTCCGAGGACGCCCTCGACCGGGTGGCCCGGGACCTCCGCACCGAGATCGGTGCCCAGGTCGAGTTTCGTGCCCTCGACCTGGCCTCGCCGGATGCGGTCGAGCACGTCGTCGAGTTCGCGGGCGAGATCGACGTGCTCGTCAACAACGCGGGAGACATCCCCGGCGGGGATCTCTGGCAGGTCGACGAGTCGGCCTGGCGACGAGGCTGGGACCTCAAAGTCTTCGGCTACATCAACCTGACCAGAGCGTTCCTCGCACAGATGCGGGACCGCCGGTCCGGCGTCATCCTCAACAACATCGGATCCAGCGGCGAGAACCTCGACTTCGACTACGTCGCGGGCTCGACCGGCAACGCCGCCCTCATGGCGTTCACCCGGGCCGTCGGCGGACGGAGCCTGGACATGGGGGTCCGGGTGCTGGGGGTCAATCCCGGTCCGGTCGCCACCGAACGCATCTTCCGGGTGCTACGCACGCGCACCACGGACCGGGGCGAACCCCAGGACGAGATCGCGGGGATGATCGCGAACTACCCCGGCGCGCGGATGGCGACCGCCGAGGAGGTGGCCGACATGTTCGTGTTCCTGGCCAGCCCGCGATCCGGATACACCTCGGGCACGATCGTCACGCTGGACGGTGGAGGGACCTCACGGCGGTCGATCGGCTGA
- a CDS encoding hydantoinase B/oxoprolinase family protein, whose amino-acid sequence MSTDTSATRIRDLSDDDFRSAYDCDRFTASVVVNRLKYAVEHMSTAFLREAFSPIIRDWYDFACTISGPPEQDHRMAVVSNSLTVFLGTMADACRIAVEEFGADNLSPGDVLICNDPYRGGRHVNDVLFVRPVFVDGRIVSFVNMCAHQLDMGGTVPGGFSATKRSVYENGLVIPPMLLWSGDEPVRSTFSLVFDNSRFGGLLLPDFMSTLHQLQLGERLVRENIERYGLQAYLGALDYSCDTSAELMREAIARVPDGDYRGHATIDADGLDDTLDYTVRVTLRKRGHEIEADLSGTSAQARTCINSGVTDAKTALGVALTMLLDPEIPFTSGTWRHVDLVAPPGTVVTAMPPEGAPMMFWETSGALIAAIFRALNPVLGENAVGGDYGSTNTHNASGVRADGTPWTSATQCGGEHGPWGATKEGDGDSYTVLFNLNNLDPATETIEHDSPVVVLRKEHATDTGGAGAHRGGAANLKDTLWLTDAEQYLSPFRTKDPSGVGANGGAAGPNGAMWIFPPRDGELPDALVGTADDVYTASTPVAGVLDPRTKALDAENGVYHYFASEKCWRTTAGSVLRCLTNGGGGWGDPFERDVQKVLADVRDEYVSVEGAARDYGVVVLGDPHRDPEGLRFDEEATARLRARPRGGTPS is encoded by the coding sequence ATGAGCACCGACACCAGCGCGACCCGGATCCGCGACCTGTCCGACGACGATTTCCGCTCGGCCTACGACTGCGACCGGTTCACCGCGTCCGTCGTCGTCAACCGGCTCAAGTACGCCGTCGAGCACATGAGCACGGCGTTCCTGCGCGAGGCGTTCTCCCCGATCATCCGGGACTGGTACGACTTCGCGTGCACGATCAGCGGCCCGCCGGAGCAGGACCACCGGATGGCCGTGGTGAGCAACAGCCTCACCGTGTTCCTCGGGACGATGGCCGATGCCTGCCGGATCGCGGTCGAGGAGTTCGGCGCGGACAACCTGTCCCCGGGTGACGTGCTGATCTGCAACGACCCCTACCGCGGCGGGCGGCACGTCAACGACGTCCTGTTCGTGCGTCCCGTGTTCGTCGACGGCCGGATCGTGTCGTTCGTGAACATGTGCGCCCACCAGCTCGACATGGGTGGGACGGTGCCCGGGGGCTTCTCCGCGACCAAGCGATCCGTCTACGAGAACGGTCTCGTCATCCCGCCGATGCTGCTGTGGTCGGGCGACGAGCCGGTGCGCTCCACGTTCAGCCTCGTGTTCGACAACTCCCGGTTCGGCGGCCTGCTGCTGCCCGACTTCATGAGCACCCTGCACCAGCTCCAGCTCGGCGAGCGGCTGGTCCGGGAGAACATCGAGCGGTACGGTCTGCAGGCCTACCTCGGTGCGCTCGACTACTCCTGTGACACCTCGGCCGAGCTGATGCGCGAGGCGATCGCGCGGGTGCCGGACGGCGACTACCGGGGTCACGCCACGATCGACGCGGACGGACTCGACGACACGCTCGACTACACCGTGCGGGTCACGCTGCGCAAGCGCGGCCACGAGATCGAGGCGGATCTGTCGGGAACCTCGGCGCAGGCCCGCACCTGCATCAACTCCGGGGTGACCGACGCCAAGACCGCACTCGGCGTGGCACTGACGATGTTGCTGGACCCGGAGATCCCCTTCACGTCCGGGACCTGGCGGCACGTCGACCTCGTCGCCCCGCCGGGCACGGTGGTCACCGCGATGCCGCCCGAGGGTGCCCCGATGATGTTCTGGGAGACCTCCGGAGCGCTGATCGCGGCGATCTTCCGGGCGCTCAATCCGGTGCTCGGGGAGAACGCGGTGGGCGGTGACTACGGCTCGACCAACACGCACAACGCCAGTGGCGTCCGCGCGGACGGCACCCCGTGGACGAGCGCGACCCAGTGCGGTGGCGAGCACGGGCCGTGGGGTGCGACGAAGGAGGGCGACGGCGACAGCTACACGGTGCTGTTCAACCTGAACAACCTCGACCCGGCAACGGAGACGATCGAGCACGACTCACCCGTGGTCGTGCTGCGCAAGGAGCATGCGACCGACACCGGGGGAGCGGGCGCGCACCGCGGCGGTGCGGCCAACCTCAAGGACACGCTCTGGCTGACCGATGCCGAGCAGTACCTGTCCCCGTTCCGCACGAAGGACCCGAGCGGGGTCGGGGCGAACGGCGGCGCGGCCGGACCCAACGGCGCGATGTGGATCTTCCCGCCGCGCGACGGGGAGCTGCCGGACGCGCTGGTGGGCACCGCCGACGACGTCTACACGGCGAGCACCCCGGTCGCCGGTGTGCTGGACCCGCGGACGAAGGCGCTGGACGCGGAGAACGGTGTCTACCACTACTTCGCCAGCGAGAAGTGCTGGCGCACCACTGCCGGCTCGGTCCTGCGCTGCCTCACCAACGGTGGCGGCGGCTGGGGGGACCCGTTCGAGCGGGACGTGCAGAAGGTGCTCGCCGACGTGCGCGACGAGTACGTGAGCGTCGAGGGCGCGGCCCGCGACTACGGGGTCGTCGTGCTCGGCGACCCGCACCGTGACCCGGAGGGGCTGCGGTTCGACGAGGAGGCCACCGCGCGACTCCGGGCACGGCCTCGCGGCGGAACACCGTCCTGA
- a CDS encoding MFS transporter, whose translation MGSPHPGTAASERDVFRVSSVAAVAASIEYYDFFIYGTAAALVFPTLFFPEQSAVTALLLSFATFGVGFLARPLGGVVFGHFGDSVGRKKTLVVALVLMGVVSTAIGLLPTYATLGIAAPILLVVLRFVQGISLGGQMGGVVLLATEAAPARRRGFFGSFSSIGAPGGILLANLVFLLVTAVVSDEVFMGWAWRIPFLLSLAPIALALYVHVKLEDTPAFQRLQQDRNATAEAPVKPARSPIVTVLRTHPREVALAVGSYIGLNVTYYMFVTFVISYGTTVADVSRTTLLAAVLIGSLAQCVGLPLAGALSDRYGRRSIQMVGAAGTAAFGFVLFPAVQSGSFWIISLALVVGLGFVHSLMYGVQPAFFSEAFSTEVRYSGVSLGIQIASVIGGGFAPMIATALDASYGWTSVAVYMTVACAISFVAVHLLGRRQEATARATEPAGGGTV comes from the coding sequence ATGGGCAGCCCCCACCCTGGCACTGCCGCCTCCGAGCGTGACGTCTTCCGCGTCTCCTCGGTCGCGGCCGTCGCCGCGAGCATCGAGTACTACGACTTCTTCATCTACGGCACGGCCGCGGCGCTGGTGTTCCCGACGCTGTTCTTCCCGGAGCAGAGCGCGGTGACCGCGCTGCTGCTGTCGTTCGCGACCTTCGGCGTCGGGTTCCTCGCCCGGCCGCTCGGCGGCGTCGTCTTCGGGCACTTCGGCGACAGTGTGGGGCGCAAGAAGACCCTCGTCGTCGCGCTGGTGCTCATGGGAGTGGTGTCCACGGCGATCGGGTTGCTCCCGACCTATGCCACGCTGGGGATCGCGGCGCCGATCCTGCTCGTCGTCCTCCGGTTCGTGCAGGGGATCTCGCTCGGCGGGCAGATGGGCGGCGTCGTCCTGCTGGCCACCGAAGCGGCGCCGGCCCGCCGGCGCGGTTTCTTCGGCAGCTTCTCCTCGATCGGTGCGCCAGGTGGGATCCTGCTCGCCAACCTCGTCTTCCTCCTGGTGACCGCCGTCGTCTCCGACGAGGTCTTCATGGGGTGGGCCTGGCGGATCCCGTTCCTGCTCAGCCTCGCGCCGATCGCGCTGGCGCTCTACGTGCACGTCAAGCTCGAGGACACCCCGGCCTTCCAGCGGCTCCAGCAGGACCGCAACGCGACCGCCGAGGCCCCGGTGAAACCCGCCCGCTCCCCGATCGTCACCGTCCTGCGCACCCACCCGCGCGAGGTCGCCCTCGCGGTCGGCTCCTACATCGGACTCAACGTCACGTACTACATGTTCGTCACGTTCGTGATCTCGTACGGGACCACGGTCGCCGACGTCTCCCGGACCACCCTGCTCGCGGCCGTCCTGATCGGCTCGCTCGCACAGTGCGTCGGGCTCCCGCTCGCGGGAGCCCTGTCCGACCGCTACGGCCGACGGAGCATCCAGATGGTCGGCGCGGCCGGCACCGCGGCCTTCGGGTTCGTGCTGTTCCCGGCCGTGCAGTCCGGTTCGTTCTGGATCATCAGCCTCGCGCTGGTGGTCGGGCTCGGCTTCGTCCACAGCCTGATGTACGGGGTGCAGCCCGCATTCTTCTCCGAGGCGTTCAGCACCGAGGTCCGGTACTCCGGCGTCTCGCTCGGCATCCAGATCGCATCCGTCATCGGCGGCGGGTTCGCCCCGATGATCGCAACAGCACTCGATGCCTCGTACGGGTGGACCAGCGTCGCCGTCTACATGACCGTCGCGTGCGCCATCTCGTTCGTCGCCGTCCACCTGCTCGGCCGTCGCCAGGAGGCCACCGCCCGGGCGACCGAGCCGGCCGGTGGCGGAACCGTCTGA
- a CDS encoding SDR family NAD(P)-dependent oxidoreductase, which yields MTDRGVALVTGAAGGIGRSVCRRLREDGFRIALTDVDERALVACRDELGTGAEDLGVFAADLAEEQQIADLPGRVAAELGGIDVLVNNAGVRTIAPLLEIDPADWRRTLDIDLTAPFLLIRAVLPGMLERGRGKIVNISSMAGLAAFADRAAYASAKAGLGMLTRCVAVEYGRRGIWCNAVAPGVVETPMTSSYFDGDGPMARMIRESTPVGRWAVPSDIAGPVAFLAGPESDYLNGAVVPVEGGWTAGYPAARLSP from the coding sequence ATGACCGACAGGGGTGTCGCGCTCGTGACGGGCGCAGCCGGCGGGATCGGCCGCAGCGTCTGCCGCAGGTTGCGCGAGGACGGGTTCCGGATCGCGCTCACCGACGTCGACGAGCGGGCACTGGTCGCGTGCCGTGACGAGCTCGGGACCGGGGCGGAAGACCTGGGTGTGTTCGCGGCCGACCTGGCCGAGGAGCAGCAGATCGCGGACCTGCCGGGGCGGGTCGCCGCGGAGCTGGGCGGGATCGACGTGCTCGTGAACAACGCGGGGGTGCGGACGATCGCCCCGCTGCTCGAGATCGATCCGGCCGACTGGCGACGGACGCTCGACATCGACCTGACCGCGCCGTTCCTGCTCATCCGGGCCGTGCTGCCGGGGATGCTCGAACGGGGGCGGGGCAAGATCGTCAACATCTCCTCCATGGCCGGGCTGGCGGCCTTCGCCGACCGCGCCGCCTACGCCTCGGCGAAGGCCGGGCTGGGAATGCTGACCCGCTGCGTCGCGGTGGAGTACGGCCGGCGGGGCATCTGGTGCAACGCCGTCGCCCCCGGCGTCGTCGAGACCCCGATGACCAGCTCGTACTTCGACGGCGACGGGCCGATGGCCCGCATGATCCGGGAGTCCACGCCGGTCGGCCGGTGGGCGGTCCCGTCCGACATCGCCGGTCCCGTCGCGTTCCTGGCCGGGCCCGAGTCCGACTACCTCAACGGCGCGGTCGTTCCTGTGGAGGGCGGGTGGACCGCGGGGTACCCGGCCGCCCGGCTCTCACCGTGA
- a CDS encoding class I adenylate-forming enzyme family protein: MITSTSPGAGPTVASVLLRAHAEFGDLPAVRHPDGRTTSYRELGASARRCVGGLRALGAAPGDRVVVLTKNRPECFVVDHALAIGGFVRVALSYRLHPREVVDIVRDAGARVVLVDGERAAELCTALSAADLDPVVVEFDMPVAGSGSVGFGSLLEASEAEPADVRPEDVAWMPYTSGTSGRPKGVVHTHHSLLSIMRNVLVELPGLASTDVVAHTAPLTHLSGYAMLAGFLRGASQIALDRFDAEELVAVVERHRVTVLPLVPTMINMLLPVLEAGGRDVSSVHTVLYGGSPIAPERLARALRAFGPVFVQGYGLTEMPWASWLTRQDHLVRDDERAAGLPDRLGSAGRVSPFAQLRLVDADGAVVPDGEPGEIQLRGDARMAGYWNLPDETAATVLDGGWLATGDIGRMIDGFLHVVDRKKDMIVTGGFNVYPTEVENAIYALPGVAEVAVVGVPDERWGETVRAVVVRRPGAEVATEDIEQACTASIAAYKRPRSVEFVDELPRTGTGKIMRRAVKERYWSGHDRLVNG, translated from the coding sequence ATGATTACGTCCACGTCACCCGGCGCGGGGCCGACGGTCGCGTCGGTGCTGCTCCGCGCGCACGCCGAGTTCGGCGACCTGCCCGCGGTCCGGCACCCCGACGGCCGAACGACCTCCTACCGGGAGCTCGGGGCGTCCGCCCGCCGCTGCGTCGGGGGCCTGCGCGCGCTCGGCGCCGCACCCGGTGACCGCGTGGTCGTGCTGACGAAGAACCGCCCGGAGTGCTTCGTCGTCGACCACGCCCTGGCGATCGGCGGCTTCGTCCGGGTCGCGCTCAGCTACCGCCTGCACCCGCGCGAGGTCGTCGACATCGTCCGGGACGCCGGCGCGCGGGTGGTCCTGGTCGACGGCGAGCGGGCCGCGGAGCTCTGCACCGCGCTGTCCGCGGCCGATCTCGACCCCGTCGTGGTCGAGTTCGACATGCCCGTCGCGGGCTCGGGGTCGGTCGGGTTCGGGTCGCTGCTCGAGGCGTCCGAGGCGGAGCCGGCCGACGTCCGGCCCGAGGACGTCGCCTGGATGCCCTACACCTCGGGGACGAGCGGACGACCGAAAGGGGTCGTACACACCCACCACAGCCTGCTGTCGATCATGCGGAACGTGCTGGTGGAGCTCCCGGGCCTCGCGAGCACCGACGTCGTCGCCCACACGGCGCCGCTGACCCACCTGAGCGGGTACGCCATGCTGGCCGGCTTCCTGCGGGGCGCGTCGCAGATCGCCCTGGACCGGTTCGACGCCGAGGAGCTCGTGGCGGTGGTCGAGCGACACCGGGTCACCGTGCTGCCACTGGTCCCCACCATGATCAACATGCTGCTCCCGGTGCTGGAGGCGGGAGGCCGGGACGTCTCGAGCGTGCACACCGTGCTCTACGGGGGATCGCCGATCGCCCCGGAACGGCTGGCCCGCGCCCTGCGCGCGTTCGGGCCGGTGTTCGTGCAGGGGTACGGGCTGACCGAGATGCCGTGGGCCTCCTGGCTGACCCGGCAGGACCACCTCGTGCGCGACGACGAGCGCGCAGCCGGGCTGCCCGACCGGCTCGGGTCGGCCGGCCGGGTCAGCCCGTTCGCCCAGCTGCGCCTGGTCGACGCCGACGGCGCGGTCGTGCCCGACGGGGAACCCGGCGAGATCCAGCTGCGCGGGGACGCCCGGATGGCGGGCTACTGGAACCTGCCGGACGAGACCGCCGCGACGGTCCTCGACGGCGGCTGGCTCGCCACCGGGGACATCGGGCGGATGATCGACGGCTTCCTGCACGTCGTGGACCGGAAGAAGGACATGATCGTCACCGGCGGGTTCAACGTGTATCCCACCGAGGTCGAGAACGCGATCTACGCCCTGCCCGGCGTCGCGGAGGTCGCGGTCGTCGGCGTCCCCGACGAGCGCTGGGGCGAGACCGTCCGCGCCGTCGTCGTCCGCCGGCCCGGCGCCGAGGTGGCGACGGAGGACATCGAGCAGGCCTGCACCGCGTCGATCGCCGCCTACAAGCGACCCCGCAGTGTCGAGTTCGTCGACGAGCTCCCCAGGACCGGGACCGGGAAGATCATGCGCCGCGCGGTGAAGGAGCGTTACTGGTCCGGCCACGACCGACTGGTGAACGGGTGA